The nucleotide window gatcaacatctgtatcaagtttcatcacatttgacgttgtattaatttgtggctatatcaccctaattaggaaagttcattacttatgcaattgtctttttcaatgttaaagcaatgtgagcttaacatctgtacaaagtttcatgaatttgatgcagtatttcttgacatatcagcctcagtgttgtccttagaagccgggtgccgggtaaataacccggctgttttgccCATTTcccccggctacttttaacgtgtTATATTATTTATAGActgtaatttcgggattgcactgccagctgttagagGGCACACGTACAATTAGCAGTTTCGCGATCCCTTCTTCCTcgtggaactgcacaaacataaagcagtttctaaatacccgtttgtggctttttgagtcCGAtcttaaatagtgtgattgacTGTTGGACTCGCCTatggtgttgtctttgttacgagcagtgtaattggtttgattagtatgaaggtcatcttaggtcatttttaacaatggcgtcaaaaagaaatgtggcgtcggccactggcaccttgccgatggaatattttttccccaaagaaagcccgttcgtaaggtatacttgattccaacaatacatttagtttatgtacgaaaaacttcaatttcgctgaatttgtgacaGAAAagattttgatcgacgattcgaagttcatgagactgcagctagttttccgccgctgcgctggctgccaacgtcactacgagtatgatcttctcagtcagagcaataccgacgcattttctagatttaaaaacaatgagctagaactgatttttaagaaccaactgtttatttgaatgggtattttttcattcattatttttacgtactagaatccacggtcaccacaatgtcacctcagatgccaccagagaacaccatttccactccaaaatttcatttttcgccttgcgagaggggggacacccccctctcgcgctccccccctcgttcgctacgctcactcgccgttcggtcgcttcgctccctcacagtccacccgtctactttcttaaattacccggctacttttaaatataaggacatcACTGCAGCCtatttacgaaacttcaataattggcatgttactgctacatgacgtgaaacaaattgaggagcatatgtatgaaataggtcaatgtccttgtaccaactttgaatgatactggtggcaatatgtctgagttatggctctgtacataagaaaattgtaacaaattcaccgccatgcagcgatatttgatcttactgtttaaaaaatcaacaagtatatgtacgacataagtcaatgtacatgtaccaactttgaataagatcagttgagacttgccagagttatggctctcgacatgaaacaaccataacaaaattgctaccatgtggccatattggaccatctcgtgaaaccaatcgacatacatatgtataaataagtcaatgtccttgtaccaactttgaataaatttgcttgatacatgtctgagttatggttccggacatgaaaaaatcggaaaaaatggccacacggcggccatattggattgtatcaccaaacaaatcaatgtgcatatgtatgacataggtcgatgtccctgtactaagtttaaataaaatcggtgaataaaatcagttgagacgtgcccaagttttggctaaggacgcgaaaaaattgtaaccaatatggctgccatgcagccatattggatcatatcatgaaacaaattgacgtacatatgtatgacataagtcaatgtccttgtaccaactttgaataaaatcggttgagatatgcctgacttatggctctgtacatgaaaaaatcgttagaaaatggctgcctggcggccatattggattgtatcacaaaacaaattgacgtgcatatctatgacattgttcaatgtccttgtaccaactttgaataaaatcggttgagatatgcctgacttatggctctgtacatgaaaaaatcgttacaaaatggccgcctggcggccatattggatcgtatcacaaaacaaattgacgtgcatatctatgacattggtcaatgtccttgtaccaactttgaataaaatcggttgaaatatgtctgagttatggctctgtacatgaaaaaaatcgttagaaaatggccgcctggcggccatattggatcgtatcacaaaacaaattgacgtgcacatctatgacattggtcaatgtccttgtaccaactttgaataaaatcagttgaaacgtgtctgagttatggctctgtacatgaaaaaatcgtaataaaatggctgcctggcggccatattggatcgtatcacaaaacaattgacctgcatctgtatgacatatgaagtaattcttGTGCCaagttgaatgaaatcgctccttgcatctctgagatatctgcgtgaacgcatgcacgcacgcacgcacgcacacacgcacgcacacgaccaaacctataagtcccccggacggtgtccatggggactaataacaTTGGCCGGTCAAAAATACGTATACCTTCAAAGATAAAATCTTTACTcaggtacatgtattatatatatttgacTGATACATGCGAAAATTTACTGTCAGGCAACTTTATAGTACTACTACCATAGGGGAGctaagaaaaaacaaaacaaaacaagcatACAAACAGACAACCaaataaataatcaaataaacaaaaaatatacaaacatacaaacaagcagacaaatacatataaataatcaacaaacatataaacagaaacaaataaataaacaaacaaacgaacatacaatatcatagaacattgaataaataacacatacaaatgtatacacacacacacacattatatagactacacactcacacacagatatatatatatatatatatatatatatatatatatatatatatatatatatacacacacacacacacacacaatgtatgtgtgtgtgagtgtaagagacaacagcatattgaaacaatattgaaatgattgaccGAACAGCTCATGCAACATATTCAACATGTGACAGCAGTACCTATGTACCTTTGAATCCactgaaatacaaatttgtatcatGCACCACAGTCCATCGAATGGTCTGTGAGCAACATTGTTGACAACTGGAGCTCTTCTAAATGGTCTGCTATGCCGAAAAAAATTGTGTTCGCTTGTATAGAACAcctgaaaatacaattttcacgCTCCACAATATGTAATTGGAGGCAAATAAAGGACCAAAGTAAATAAATGGTGGAATAGCGCATCCTTGCAAGAGTTCAATTCAATTACTTTATTGTCCACAAATACAGGTAGAAATTTGCCTTTGGACCcatcatatacaaattaaaatagtaGTACAAATAGCAAGAGCATTTAAAAGGGACACTATAGTACTGTGAAAAGGTTTAAAAAACATAGAAAATAGCAATATcgatacaaaaattgaaacagaAACAACTACTGGAAGTTTAAAACAACTACATGGAGTTTGAGTTTTAAAAATTGACACTGCTGATGAAAGAAATGGTTTTAGTTGAAGATGTTTTTCTTTGCACGAAGGACCCGATAACGTCTCCCTGATGGGAGTTTCTGGAAGTAACTATGAAGAGGGTGGTCAGAATCATTGACAGTGTTGTACGCTTTCCTTTTCACTGCCAGATGGTGAAGGTTTACGAGGGAATTTTGACGACAGCCAATAATTTTTTCTACCATCTTCACAATACAATACCTCTGTTTTTTTGACACTCAACTTGTCATacaacaaaataatattatagGTTAAAACACTCTCAATGAGGGATCTGTACAACCCCAGTTGTATAATATTTTGACCCACATTGTACGATTTGAGTTTCCTGAGAAGGTATAATCTTTGTTGGGACTTTTTCACTGTATAGTCAGTATTTTCATTGAACGTGAGTTTCATCTTGAAATAAACCTAGGTATTTAAAACATGAAACGACTTCATTGTTGACTGTGACAGGAGTAAAATCCGGGCAAAACTTTATGACCATAAATAAGCTCTTGTTTTACCAATATTCATAtccaaaaaaataatttcaacattATGGAAATGTTCTTCCTTATTAGGTAACTCAACAACAgccatgtcatcagcaaatttaaacaaacaagaTATTGCAGTTGTACACCTCATGTGATCTGTGTTAATAGAAAATAGAGTAGGTGATAACGCACAACCTTATGGAGCACTGACATTCAGTACAATTTCCTCTAACATGTGGCCATGAGTTGCCAAACTTTGGACACCAAGTCTTGTCAAGCTCTCAAACATTTAATGtatatttgaattatttatcaTGAACCAGTAAATGTCTCTTCACTTTTGCAGGAGATATAAATCCTTTACCACACACTTGGCAATGATGAGGTTTTTCTGATGAATGGATGTTCCATCGATGACTGTTCAAATTATTTGTACATCTGAATGATTTTCCACAGTGTTCACATTGATAAGGTCGTTCACCTGTGTGAACACGTTTGTGAACGGCCATATTGTGCTTATCGCTAAAGGATTTCCCACAAATGTCACACAAATACAGTTTTACCTTAGCATGTACTCTTTGGTGTTTCAAGAGATTACCTTTCTGTGTAAATGTCTTATCACATTCAGAGCAAGACCAGGGTTTCAAAGTAGTGTCACCACTGTGGTATACTACCTGGTTATTTTCAGCAGACTGATTTATACTTGAAGTACTTATGACAGACCGGACAACTGTACAGTTTGATACTTGAATGGGTATGGAAATGTTTTTCAAGGTGttcttttcttttgaaaacttttccACATTCTTCACAAGGATAGGGCTTCTCATACTTGTGGCCTCTCACATGCATATCAAAGCTTTCTTTCCTTCCAAATGTTTTGTCACACACATCACACTTATACAAGGCTTCCTTGTTGTGAATTCTATGCTGTTTTAGCAGTTCTCTATTTTCAAACATACTCCCACATTCTTTACAAATCAATGACTCTTGAGAATGCATATTCCTTTTGTGCATAAAAAGGTTATGCTTGTTATCAAAAGCTACTTTGCAATCTGCACAGGGGTAATTTCTCAGTTTATGCACTCTCTGTCTGTGCTGATACAGTTCATCTTTTGTGGGGAATACTTCATTGCACAATTTACAATGCTCCAGAACGGCATGCATCTTTGTGATGTGAAGTCTTAAACTCAAAGTTCCATTGAAACTCTCAGCACATTCTGggcatttgcagattttttcaGTGGTGCGGGAAGTTTTTTTGTGTTTCGACAAGTCAACTTGAATTGCTGTCTTCCTGTCATGCATGTTCATATGCTGGACATAGTTAcctttcattttgaaaactttgttgCAGATTTTACACTCAATGGATTTCTCTAACCTGTGCCTCTTCATGTGACCCTTAAAGCTATCCTTCCGGCCAAACCATTTCTTACACCTTTTACACTGATACTTTAAATCTTGGTCATGGATCTTTCTATGCTCTTTCAATGATTTGTACTGGTTAAATTTTACACCACATTCTTGACAGCTCCACACTCTTTCCACATGGATCTTATCTCTGTGTTGCGTAAGTAACCGATTTGTAGTAAATGACTTTTTGCAAATCTCACACTGGTGTGTTTGCAGCTTGAAATCTTCATTGCAGACAGCACACTCATGCAGatccttttctctctgtgtaTTGGCTGATTGTTCAGTGGATATTTCTTGTGATTCATCAGCAGATGTTGTGCCATGCTGTTTTGTTTGCTGTAGACCTTGACAATGAAGTGACAGATGGTCCTGCAGAAGACCTTTGCTTCCAAACCCACAGTTGCATTCAGTacacaaatatttgtgtttctcatcACAGTCACTGCTACTATGACCTTGAATTTTGTCACCATGCTCTTGATTACTGTGTTTCTGCAGCAAATGATTTCTTGGAAAATTTTCtccacaaaattcacatttgaatAATGCCTCTCTCCCATTGATGTCCATTGGATTTTCTTCTCTAATATGTTTGTTATGGtctgtttgaaatttggttttgtGGGCCACAACACCAGCGTGATGAATATTGTTACCAATGTCAGTTTGTGTCTGCCCTGATAAACTTGGATCATCCTTAATGTGACTTCCTGGTATATTCATACCTGCAACAGAGCTATCTGTTTCGAAAAGGTAGGGTTGATTCAGACCTGCAGGGCTCACTGGTTGTTCTTCCTCACCCATATTAGTACAGTTTTGGTTCCTGTGAGCAACCATAGGATtgctttctgttaaaagttctgGAACACCTGCTTCATTCTGGTCTCCATTTTCTATCTTACATTCGTCTTCTCTGATATCAGCCTCTGTATGTACACTGCTCATCACAATTTCTTCATTGGCTGTATCCTCCTCATAGGGGTCATCATTCCCATCACTATCACTATCAAATACATCAGCATCATCACTGCCTACAGTGATATTCTGTCTTCATCATTTGTACACTTCAACAACTTACTGGCATCAATAATGCTTCCACATTTCAGCCCTTGTTTAGTGTCTAACAGTACATAGTCAGCTTCACTTGTATAGTGTTGCATTTTGGGTTCACCCGCCGATTCATTCCTCCTACAGCTAGTAGGTAATGTGTATACGGCCTTGTCAGGACAATCAGGTGCATTGTAAAAACTTCTCCTGGAACTTTACACATCCAGAAGCAAGCTCCTCAAATTTCAGCTCAGTTGATACTTTCAGCAATTGCTCAACATTATGCACAGCAATGGTTACTTTACCAGTGTACATAAAGTCTAGCACATCTTTCACAGAGTTGGCATCCATAGCAGCAAAGCACTCCCTGattttgtctttgtgtgcatctgAAGTAAGAACTGAGGTGAACATTGGACTGCAACTTGCTAAGATTGCCTGGTGACAAGCAAAACTTTGCTCCTCCGCGCAAAACTCAATGTCTGTGTACAGGGACTGTTTTCTGAATTCATTCAGTCTCGTAAGAATTGACGAAGATAGGTCTTCTACACTGTAATCCAGTTCCATCGGTCTTGTTGTCATGGTTACGGAGATATCTGGTTTTTAAACTTGTATCTGATTCAAGCCTAGAAAATATCAAAGAATATTCAGTTAGCAGCACTGAAAGATGCATTCACAATATCTAGACTGT belongs to Ptychodera flava strain L36383 chromosome 17, AS_Pfla_20210202, whole genome shotgun sequence and includes:
- the LOC139116399 gene encoding zinc finger protein 85-like, with amino-acid sequence MTTRPMELDYSVEDLSSSILTRLNEFRKQSLYTDIEFCAEEQSFACHQAILASCSPMFTSVLTSDAHKDKIRECFAAMDANSVKDVLDFMYTGKVTIAVHNVEQLLKVSTELKFEELASGCNITVGSDDADVFDSDSDGNDDPYEEDTANEEIVMSSVHTEADIREDECKIENGDQNEAGVPELLTESNPMVAHRNQNCTNMGEEEQPVSPAGLNQPYLFETDSSVAGMNIPGSHIKDDPSLSGQTQTDIGNNIHHAGVVAHKTKFQTDHNKHIREENPMDINGREALFKCEFCGENFPRNHLLQKHSNQEHGDKIQGHSSSDCDEKHKYLCTECNCGFGSKGLLQDHLSLHCQGLQQTKQHGTTSADESQEISTEQSANTQREKDLHECAVCNEDFKLQTHQCEICKKSFTTNRLLTQHRDKIHVERVWSCQECGVKFNQYKSLKEHRKIHDQDLKYQCKRCKKWFGRKDSFKGHMKRHRLEKSIECKICNKVFKMKGNYVQHMNMHDRKTAIQVDLSKHKKTSRTTEKICKCPECAESFNGTLSLRLHITKMHAVLEHCKLCNEVFPTKDELYQHRQRVHKLRNYPCADCKVAFDNKHNLFMHKRNMHSQESLICKECGSMFENRELLKQHRIHNKEALYKCDVCDKTFGRKESFDMHVRGHKYEKPYPCEECGKVFKRKEHLEKHFHTHSSIKLYSCPVCHKYFKYKSVC